Proteins encoded in a region of the Paenibacillus sp. E222 genome:
- a CDS encoding AraC family transcriptional regulator: MQEYEYEHAEFIDYKPGYLDKEEHIWPVRAGRSIAKSNYRVGPKRIECYSLHFVYEGRLRLEFDGKRVDLQKNDLFCLFPGRTYYYHMLPSESPLQMNWLALDGPKVKPLLELAGLTPENPFGKQMISTQVQETSERLIHALACVERWKPAVSLELHGLVYGLLASLVPDTNYGQPTELAGWIHECMNYMELHATEGISVQQVADFAGVHRSYFSNMFTTQVGLPPLKFMQRIRMDKAKQLLKDTDVTVTEIALSLGYPNIYSFTRAFKIYYKVPPIMMRRTSS, translated from the coding sequence ATGCAGGAATATGAGTATGAGCATGCAGAATTCATCGACTATAAGCCAGGTTATTTGGATAAAGAGGAACACATCTGGCCCGTCCGGGCGGGGCGAAGTATAGCGAAATCCAATTATCGGGTTGGTCCCAAACGTATCGAGTGTTATAGTCTTCATTTTGTGTATGAAGGTAGGCTCAGGCTTGAGTTTGATGGCAAGCGGGTAGACTTGCAGAAGAATGATCTGTTCTGTCTGTTTCCCGGGAGAACCTATTACTATCACATGCTTCCCTCGGAATCTCCACTGCAAATGAACTGGCTGGCATTGGATGGTCCTAAAGTCAAACCTTTATTGGAGCTGGCTGGTTTGACTCCTGAAAATCCGTTCGGCAAACAGATGATATCCACTCAGGTCCAGGAAACGTCGGAACGTTTAATTCATGCATTGGCATGTGTGGAACGATGGAAGCCAGCAGTATCGCTGGAGCTGCACGGGTTGGTATATGGATTGTTAGCCAGTCTTGTTCCAGACACCAACTATGGACAGCCTACAGAATTGGCTGGCTGGATTCATGAATGCATGAATTACATGGAATTGCATGCAACAGAGGGCATTTCCGTGCAGCAGGTCGCCGACTTCGCAGGGGTACATCGTTCTTACTTCTCCAACATGTTCACCACTCAGGTTGGTCTGCCCCCGTTAAAATTCATGCAGAGAATACGAATGGATAAGGCCAAACAGCTTCTAAAGGATACGGATGTTACCGTTACGGAGATTGCTTTGTCGCTCGGTTATCCGAATATATATTCATTTACCAGAGCATTCAAAATCTATTATAAAGTACCTCCAATCATGATGCGGAGAACCTCTAGCTGA
- a CDS encoding MFS transporter — protein MFKFRLRSQHTQNKEQTINKHALLFGLISEFLCGIGFSIIAPVVPFLVQPYISSPGQQAIVVTLLTSVYAFCVFFAAPVLGALSDKYGRRPLLLICLLGSAIGYLVFGIGGALWVLFVGRIIEGITGGSIGTIFAYFADIIPPEQRTKYFGWVSAVVGVGTVIGPTVGGLLAKIDYSAPMYFGAIITLVNVIYGFFFMPESLAKKNRLKEITMARLNPFIQLANLLSMKNLNRLLISAFLLWIPNGSLQAVFSQFSMDTFNWKPAIIGLMFSIMGVQDILSQGLIMPQLLKRLSDKQIAILGMVSEIIGYSLIALSTLFSFYPLFIVGMFIFGFGDSIFGPSFNGMLSKSVDSSEQGRIQGGSQSLQALARMIGPIIGGQIYVSLGHAAPAIMGVILIAAAIPVLYKRTQMII, from the coding sequence ATGTTTAAATTTCGATTAAGATCACAACATACACAGAACAAAGAACAAACCATAAACAAACACGCTTTATTATTCGGTCTGATCTCTGAGTTCCTTTGCGGGATAGGCTTCAGTATTATCGCGCCTGTTGTCCCATTCTTAGTACAGCCTTATATAAGCAGTCCAGGACAACAAGCTATCGTTGTTACACTGCTGACCTCTGTTTATGCCTTTTGCGTATTTTTTGCGGCCCCTGTACTTGGAGCTCTGAGCGACAAATATGGCCGTCGTCCATTGCTCCTGATATGTCTTTTGGGTTCCGCAATCGGATACTTGGTTTTTGGCATAGGTGGAGCTCTCTGGGTACTCTTTGTGGGGCGTATCATCGAAGGGATAACCGGCGGAAGCATAGGCACAATCTTTGCATATTTTGCAGACATCATCCCACCGGAACAGAGAACCAAATACTTTGGATGGGTAAGTGCAGTTGTAGGTGTGGGCACCGTCATTGGCCCGACTGTAGGCGGATTACTCGCCAAAATTGATTATTCTGCACCCATGTATTTTGGAGCAATCATAACTTTGGTGAATGTGATATATGGATTCTTTTTTATGCCGGAGAGTCTTGCCAAGAAAAATAGACTGAAAGAAATTACAATGGCAAGACTTAATCCATTCATACAGCTTGCAAATCTGCTTTCCATGAAAAACTTGAACAGATTACTGATCTCAGCGTTCTTACTTTGGATCCCCAACGGATCTTTACAAGCCGTTTTCTCACAATTCTCAATGGATACTTTCAATTGGAAGCCTGCAATCATTGGACTTATGTTCTCCATTATGGGTGTCCAGGACATCCTCTCACAAGGTCTCATCATGCCCCAGCTTCTGAAAAGACTTAGTGATAAACAGATCGCCATTCTTGGAATGGTTTCAGAGATTATAGGCTACAGCCTCATTGCGTTATCTACTTTGTTCTCATTCTATCCACTGTTTATCGTGGGCATGTTTATCTTTGGTTTTGGTGATTCGATCTTCGGGCCTTCCTTCAATGGCATGCTTTCCAAGTCTGTCGACTCTAGTGAACAAGGAAGGATTCAAGGCGGGAGTCAATCTCTTCAGGCATTAGCTAGAATGATTGGTCCTATCATTGGAGGTCAAATCTATGTATCCCTTGGTCATGCAGCTCCCGCTATTATGGGTGTGATTCTTATCGCAGCGGCCATACCTGTTTTGTATAAGCGAACGCAAATGATTATTTAA
- a CDS encoding chromate transporter, giving the protein MYWDLYMMFIRVGLVSFGGGYAVIPIIQHEVTEKGWLTSAESQQTVALTVTAPGSIATKAATLIGYWTADYIGAAVSLQV; this is encoded by the coding sequence ATGTATTGGGACCTGTACATGATGTTTATACGTGTGGGTCTCGTTTCATTTGGTGGCGGTTATGCCGTTATTCCGATCATTCAACACGAGGTAACGGAAAAAGGATGGCTGACAAGCGCTGAATCCCAACAAACTGTAGCGCTGACCGTTACGGCTCCTGGCTCGATTGCAACCAAAGCCGCAACGTTGATTGGTTATTGGACGGCAGATTATATCGGAGCCGCTGTCTCTCTACAGGTATGA
- a CDS encoding MarR family transcriptional regulator codes for MNKEEQVLLGFRDLYNKLVWLNKDKMEESLKGYKPSEVHCIEYIEKNADSNVTKLAESFYMTRGAISKLTKKLIEKGLIESYQKSDNKKEIYFRLTEQGKVIYQIHEDLHNEFHERDKAVFEQVTDEQFDSMLNFVDKYNRHLDAEIKKLGTDLKSE; via the coding sequence ATGAACAAAGAGGAACAGGTCCTATTGGGTTTCAGGGACTTATATAACAAGCTGGTTTGGCTTAATAAAGATAAGATGGAAGAAAGTCTTAAGGGTTATAAGCCTTCTGAAGTACATTGCATCGAATACATTGAAAAAAATGCAGATTCCAATGTAACAAAGCTTGCGGAGTCCTTCTATATGACTCGAGGTGCGATAAGTAAATTAACGAAGAAGCTCATCGAAAAAGGCCTGATCGAAAGCTATCAGAAGTCGGATAACAAGAAAGAAATTTATTTTAGGCTTACGGAGCAAGGGAAAGTCATTTATCAAATCCATGAGGACCTGCACAACGAGTTTCACGAGCGAGATAAAGCCGTATTTGAACAGGTAACCGACGAACAATTTGACAGTATGCTTAACTTCGTGGACAAGTATAATCGGCATCTGGATGCAGAAATAAAGAAGCTGGGTACAGATCTGAAGTCGGAGTAA
- a CDS encoding carbohydrate ABC transporter permease, giving the protein MKWLYRTGSALMAVMFAAPLVWMLMVSIKEEGMKIITVLDWFKPPYSLAVYNEILTTTKLSQWVVNSLFVAVVVTVLTVIFAAMAGFALSKVPFRFRTFVFFFILGGLLIPGEATIIPLYQVAKDLHLLNSYSGLIIPALASPVAVIVLKSFFDGVPNDLLESVQIDGGGFWRIFTSIMLPLTRPAMASMAILTFIGSWNNFLWPFLSITDDNLFTLPMGIPTLMGQYSEDYVKPMVINAVASVPIIILFIIFEKQIVKGISMSGIKG; this is encoded by the coding sequence ATGAAATGGTTATATCGCACAGGTTCTGCGTTGATGGCGGTTATGTTTGCGGCCCCACTAGTGTGGATGCTGATGGTCTCCATTAAAGAAGAAGGCATGAAGATTATTACGGTCCTGGACTGGTTTAAACCGCCTTACTCACTTGCTGTCTATAACGAAATTCTGACAACAACAAAGCTGTCGCAGTGGGTGGTTAACAGTTTGTTTGTCGCAGTGGTTGTGACCGTATTAACTGTTATTTTCGCGGCGATGGCTGGATTTGCTCTGTCCAAAGTACCGTTTCGTTTCCGTACATTTGTTTTCTTTTTCATTCTTGGTGGATTACTTATCCCCGGAGAGGCAACCATTATTCCACTCTATCAAGTAGCCAAGGATTTGCATTTGCTGAACTCATACAGTGGATTGATCATTCCTGCTTTGGCTTCACCAGTGGCTGTCATCGTGCTCAAAAGCTTCTTCGATGGGGTTCCGAATGATCTGCTGGAGAGTGTGCAAATTGACGGTGGAGGCTTTTGGCGAATCTTTACCAGCATCATGCTGCCTTTGACACGTCCGGCCATGGCATCCATGGCGATTCTGACATTTATCGGCTCGTGGAACAATTTCTTATGGCCATTCCTTTCCATAACTGATGATAATCTGTTTACGCTGCCAATGGGTATCCCAACGCTAATGGGTCAGTATTCAGAAGATTACGTTAAACCAATGGTTATCAATGCAGTGGCTTCTGTTCCTATCATTATATTGTTTATCATTTTTGAGAAACAGATTGTTAAAGGTATCAGCATGTCCGGTATTAAGGGTTAA
- a CDS encoding aldose 1-epimerase: MLNTKEISSSWEGDFQGEKAIYLRFGSSEAIMLPEIGGNLVAYRDLERGLRFLHEPSPEEMESFKARPMIHGIPVLFPPNRYEDGRFAWNGQTLQFPVNEEATGNHLHGFLYNTPWVVDEYGHTEKESHVSVSITVDESHPVYVCFPFQFSITLRYSLSSDGLMQHVRIRNHGSSRMPCLIAFHTSINAPFNPGGSARDCKLKLTIGDRWELDQRMLPTTRFQSLTQEEEQMCDSGVYPFFAEMDNHYTAVPQNGRNRMELQDMKNGVTLIYDVGTSYKQWMIWNNHAKEGFFCPEPQINLVNAPNLDMQAEEAGLFSLQPGEIWEETSRLYLRQS; the protein is encoded by the coding sequence ATGTTGAACACAAAGGAGATAAGTAGCTCCTGGGAAGGCGATTTTCAAGGGGAAAAGGCCATTTACCTTCGCTTTGGTTCCAGTGAGGCCATTATGCTGCCGGAGATCGGTGGTAATCTGGTCGCCTATCGTGATCTTGAGCGAGGGCTTCGCTTCCTTCATGAACCGTCACCGGAAGAGATGGAATCATTCAAGGCAAGACCCATGATTCATGGAATCCCCGTTCTGTTTCCACCGAATCGTTATGAGGACGGGCGGTTTGCCTGGAACGGGCAGACACTTCAGTTTCCGGTCAATGAGGAAGCAACAGGCAATCATTTGCATGGATTTTTGTATAATACGCCCTGGGTTGTGGATGAGTATGGACATACCGAGAAAGAAAGCCATGTCTCCGTGTCCATTACGGTTGATGAATCTCATCCGGTATACGTGTGCTTTCCTTTTCAATTCAGTATTACATTACGCTACTCGCTGAGCAGCGATGGACTCATGCAGCATGTCCGGATTCGCAATCATGGAAGCTCCCGCATGCCGTGCCTGATCGCTTTTCATACCTCAATTAACGCTCCCTTTAATCCGGGAGGATCGGCCCGTGATTGCAAGCTTAAACTGACCATTGGAGACAGGTGGGAGTTGGATCAACGTATGCTGCCAACGACACGTTTTCAGTCCCTTACTCAGGAGGAAGAGCAGATGTGTGACTCAGGGGTATATCCGTTCTTTGCAGAAATGGATAACCATTACACTGCTGTACCGCAAAATGGAAGAAACCGGATGGAGCTTCAGGATATGAAGAATGGGGTGACACTGATCTACGATGTGGGAACTTCCTATAAACAATGGATGATCTGGAACAATCATGCGAAAGAAGGTTTTTTCTGTCCCGAACCCCAGATCAATCTCGTGAATGCACCTAATCTGGATATGCAGGCCGAGGAAGCTGGATTATTTAGTTTGCAGCCGGGAGAGATCTGGGAGGAAACGAGCAGATTATATTTGCGTCAATCGTAA
- a CDS encoding carbohydrate ABC transporter permease, whose protein sequence is MKIKKMRADMQALVFLLPFLIIYGLFTIWPMIKGVEMTFYKWTLIKKMDFIGLDNFRKVFQDREVWEAIWHSTFFVFLSTPTMIILAILLALIANRKSSLQKFYRIIFFIPSVLSVAVAAYLGLFVFQPYTGFVNSVLHLVRLLPQNAEIFWLTETGLAWVVITVITLWWTVGFNFILYLSAMQEIPDEIYEAARLDGASDTQIFWRITLPYLTPLTKTITMLQIIASYKVFMQIYVITGGGPLDQTRPIIQLIYQTGFKNNNLGYAATMSYILFVILLVLSALQYWMTNRKGAEY, encoded by the coding sequence ATGAAGATCAAAAAAATGAGGGCGGATATGCAGGCACTGGTATTTCTGCTTCCATTCTTAATTATTTATGGTTTATTTACGATCTGGCCCATGATTAAAGGTGTGGAGATGACCTTCTACAAATGGACGCTGATCAAGAAAATGGATTTTATTGGCCTGGATAACTTCCGAAAAGTGTTTCAGGACAGAGAGGTTTGGGAAGCGATCTGGCATTCAACCTTCTTTGTTTTCTTGAGTACACCGACCATGATTATACTCGCGATTTTGCTGGCCTTGATCGCCAACCGAAAATCGTCATTGCAAAAGTTCTACCGGATCATCTTCTTTATACCAAGCGTACTCTCCGTCGCCGTCGCAGCTTATCTGGGTTTATTCGTATTTCAGCCTTATACCGGGTTTGTCAATTCCGTCCTGCACCTTGTCAGATTATTGCCTCAAAATGCCGAAATTTTCTGGCTGACGGAGACCGGACTCGCCTGGGTCGTTATTACCGTAATTACCTTGTGGTGGACAGTTGGATTTAACTTTATTTTGTATCTTTCCGCCATGCAGGAAATACCGGATGAAATTTATGAAGCAGCAAGGTTGGATGGTGCAAGTGATACACAAATATTTTGGAGGATTACGCTTCCTTATCTGACGCCACTGACCAAAACCATTACCATGTTGCAAATTATCGCTTCATACAAGGTCTTTATGCAAATTTATGTTATTACTGGCGGGGGACCGCTGGATCAGACACGTCCAATTATTCAGCTGATCTATCAAACCGGATTCAAGAACAATAACCTGGGTTATGCCGCAACGATGTCCTATATTTTATTCGTAATCCTGCTGGTGCTGTCGGCGCTGCAATACTGGATGACTAACCGGAAAGGGGCGGAATACTGA
- a CDS encoding glycoside hydrolase family 2 protein, with the protein MTTKFYNKDYPRPQFVRNEWVDLNGEWDFSFDDNQAGESEQWYVQKQFPAGTKIKVPFTYETQASGIGIETFHPLVWYRRSVQIPQEAKGKRSILHFQGVDYRAKCWVNGTVVGEHEGGYAAFSFDITPYITYGSENNIVLEVEDSQSAMQPRGKQRWVDDNFECFYVQSTGIWKSVWLEHVSEARVEAVKMTPDIDRHMIRLDFQLNGIEGKNNLRLETRIELKGQHVQTISLSPDRPWMTVEASVKHEAGGPWKQSLWSPGSPNLYDIEFVMYEDEKEIDRVHSYFGMRKISIENGQILLNNAPLYQRMILDQGYWTESHLTPPSVEALIEDIDKIAEMGYNGIRKHMKLEDPRFLYWCDVKGMLVWSEMAATFEFNDEAVSRFTKEWLEIVPQQYNHPSIITWVPFNESWGIPTIGHEVRQQQFTQSIYHLTKAIDPYRPVITNDGWEHTVSDILTIHDYVETGEAFLERYQDKDLIVNNMMASNRWKFAFAEGYHYKGQPIIISEFGGIAFQSDKGWGYGNQVDSVEAFIERFRSITEAIKAIPYISGYCYTQVTDVQQEINGLLTEDRKPKVPLEVIRKINLG; encoded by the coding sequence ATGACTACTAAATTTTACAACAAGGATTATCCAAGGCCGCAATTTGTACGCAATGAGTGGGTGGATTTGAATGGAGAATGGGATTTTAGTTTTGATGACAATCAGGCGGGTGAAAGCGAGCAGTGGTACGTCCAGAAACAGTTTCCGGCAGGGACGAAAATCAAGGTTCCCTTCACGTATGAGACCCAAGCGAGCGGTATCGGGATTGAGACATTTCATCCTCTGGTCTGGTACCGGAGAAGTGTTCAGATTCCCCAGGAAGCAAAAGGAAAGCGGAGCATTCTGCATTTTCAGGGAGTGGATTATCGCGCAAAATGTTGGGTGAACGGAACGGTTGTTGGTGAACATGAAGGGGGGTACGCTGCGTTTTCATTCGACATTACCCCTTATATCACTTACGGCTCGGAGAATAACATTGTGCTTGAAGTAGAAGACAGTCAGAGTGCGATGCAGCCTCGGGGGAAACAACGCTGGGTGGATGACAATTTTGAATGTTTTTATGTGCAAAGTACGGGAATATGGAAAAGTGTTTGGCTGGAGCATGTGAGTGAAGCAAGGGTTGAAGCAGTCAAGATGACACCGGATATCGATCGTCATATGATTCGTTTGGACTTTCAATTGAATGGGATCGAAGGCAAGAACAATTTGCGTTTGGAGACACGGATTGAGCTGAAGGGTCAGCATGTGCAAACCATCAGCCTGTCTCCAGACAGACCTTGGATGACCGTGGAAGCCAGTGTGAAACATGAAGCAGGCGGGCCGTGGAAACAGTCGTTATGGTCACCGGGCTCACCGAACCTGTACGATATCGAGTTTGTGATGTACGAAGATGAGAAAGAAATCGATCGGGTTCATTCCTATTTTGGTATGCGGAAAATATCGATTGAAAATGGGCAAATTCTGCTGAACAATGCTCCGTTGTATCAAAGAATGATTCTGGATCAGGGATATTGGACGGAGAGCCATTTGACCCCACCTTCAGTGGAAGCACTGATTGAGGATATCGATAAAATTGCCGAGATGGGATATAACGGAATTCGTAAACATATGAAACTGGAAGATCCACGCTTTTTGTATTGGTGTGATGTGAAAGGGATGTTGGTCTGGTCAGAGATGGCAGCTACCTTCGAGTTTAATGATGAGGCCGTGAGTAGATTCACCAAAGAATGGCTTGAAATTGTACCCCAGCAATACAACCATCCAAGCATCATTACCTGGGTGCCATTTAATGAATCGTGGGGAATACCGACGATTGGTCACGAGGTAAGGCAGCAGCAATTCACGCAATCCATATACCATCTGACCAAAGCCATTGATCCGTATCGTCCGGTCATTACCAACGACGGTTGGGAGCATACGGTATCGGATATTTTGACAATCCATGATTATGTGGAGACGGGAGAAGCTTTTCTGGAACGGTATCAGGATAAGGACTTGATCGTAAATAACATGATGGCTTCCAATCGATGGAAGTTTGCTTTTGCGGAAGGTTACCACTACAAAGGACAACCCATTATCATCAGTGAATTCGGTGGTATTGCTTTCCAATCGGATAAAGGCTGGGGTTATGGCAATCAGGTGGACTCGGTTGAAGCCTTTATTGAACGTTTCCGTTCCATCACCGAAGCGATTAAAGCCATTCCTTATATCTCGGGCTATTGTTATACACAAGTCACCGATGTGCAGCAGGAGATTAATGGTCTGTTAACGGAAGACCGTAAACCGAAAGTGCCACTGGAAGTGATCCGCAAGATTAATCTGGGGTGA